From the genome of Eucalyptus grandis isolate ANBG69807.140 chromosome 2, ASM1654582v1, whole genome shotgun sequence, one region includes:
- the LOC120290731 gene encoding G-type lectin S-receptor-like serine/threonine-protein kinase LECRK2: MAATGQRGLAALLGAGNARLTGAGGAPARSLPLTAAYESPVAPSIEKMSPVSVLCFLLFHLLIPSPAQADGDITIGSSLTAKKDNSSWLSPSGDFAFGFRTLPANPDNHGEVFLLSIWYNKIPSRTIVWFANGDHPAPENSKLEFTSDLGLVLIDPRGERLWISENIVGTISHATINDTGNFIILGSNLEKLWESFEDPDDTLLPSQTLGKNKSLSSRQSEGSFSRGKFQLRMLDSGDLVLNTINLPSSYANKPYYSTKTARNSNTSSPGKKSCSTIQLPFVLRENDDKVYLSQVKVPSASDFYHRITLNFDGVLTQYVHPKNSNSNGTWTSLWSEPENICTAVLAPRGSGVCGYNSICSLGNNNRPKCGCPDKYTLLDPNDEYGSCIPNFTLSCEEDEKKLKQGSVEDLYTFVELEHMGWLMSDYALLKPFSEDECRNSCLHDCMRAAAGFRDGNSCWKKKLPLSNGRVDPKLKGNRISAIRTSASVNFLLITWGIFFVYRKKLKNISTKENFVESNLRYFTYQELFRATDGFKEEIGRGSFGIVYKGVMSNDAPIAVKKLASGMQNKERELRTEVDVIGQTFHKNLVRLLGFCDEGQERLLVYEFLSNGTLSSLLFSGESKPSWIQRCHIASGIARGLLYLHEERTTQIIHCDIKPQNILLDDYYNARISDFGLAKLLKMSQSHTQTNIRGTRGYIAPEWFRNLPISVKVDVYSYGVLLLEIICCRRRCGTEVSRESEGGLLTHWAYDCFMHGRLDALVEGDTEGLSNRVKLKNLVMITLWCIQEDPSLRPTMKKVTQMLEGAVEVPVPPCPFPLNRSTSSFLQPN, translated from the exons atggcggcgaccggccaacgAGGGCTTGCGGCCTTGCTAGGGGCCGGCAATGCTCGGCTCACCGGGGCCGGCGGCGCCCCGGCGAGGTCGCTGCCCTTGACAGCCG CTTACGAGTCCCCAGTTGCTCCATCCATTGAAAAAATGTCCCCTGTTTCAGTGCTCTGTTTCTTGCTCTTTCACCTGCTAATTCCTTCCCCAGCGCAAGCGGACGGTGATATAACCATCGGATCTTCTCTGACCGCAAAAAAGGACAACTCTTCATGGCTTTCACCTTCCGGGGACTTTGCATTCGGCTTTCGTACCTTACCTGCCAACCCCGACAACCACGGTGAGGTCTTCTTGCTCTCCATTTGGTATAACAAGATACCTTCGAGAACAATCGTCTGGTTCGCAAATGGAGATCATCCTGCACCTGAAAATTCGAAGCTAGAGTTCACTTCCGACCTTGGCTTGGTTCTCATTGATCCACGAGGAGAAAGATTGTGGATATCAGAGAACATCGTCGGTACTATCTCGCATGCTACCATCAACGACACAGGCAATTTTATTATTCTCGGTTCAAATTTGGAGAAACTATGGGAAAGCTTTGAAGATCCCGACGACACATTGCTTCCTTCACAAACGCTGGGAAAAAATAAGTCCCTTTCCTCTCGTCAATCAGAAGGAAGCTTTTCCAGAGGAAAATTCCAGCTTCGGATGCTGGACAGCGGAGACCTCGTACTCAACACCATAAACCTGCCTTCCAGTTATGCAAACAAACCTTATTACAGCACTAAAACTGCCCGAAATTCGAACACGTCAAGCCCGGGAAAGAAGTCGTGTTCGACGATTCAGCTTCCATTTGTTCTGAGAGAGAATGACGATAAAGTTTACCTCTCGCAGGTGAAAGTACCTTCAGCATCAGATTTTTACCATAGAATTACGCTGAACTTTGATGGGGTTTTGACTCAATACGTACACCCCAAGAATTCTAATTCTAATGGAACCTGGACCTCTCTGTGGTCTGAACCTGAAAATATATGCACTGCCGTTCTTGCTCCACGCGGCTCTGGTGTTTGTGGCTACAACAGTATTTGTTCCCTGGGTAACAATAACAGGCCGAAATGTGGCTGCCCCGACAAATACACTTTGCTTGACCCTAATGATGAGTATGGCAGTTGCATACCTAACTTCACGCTGAGTTGTGAGGAAGATGAAAAGAAGCTGAAGCAAGGTTCCGTAGAGGATCTTTACACTTTCGTCGAGCTAGAGCACATGGGTTGGCTGATGTCTGATTATGCCCTGCTGAAGCCTTTCTCTGAAGACGAATGCAGAAACTCATGCTTGCATGACTGCATGCGTGCGGCTGCCGGTTTCAGAGATGGCAACAGTTGCTGGAAAAAGAAGCTTCCCCTGTCCAACGGAAGAGTTGATCCTAAATTGAAAGGAAA TCGGATCAGTGCTATTCGAACTTCTGCGTCTGTCAATTTTCTACTCATCACTTGGgggattttctttgtctacCGCAAGAAGCTCAAGAATATATCCACCAAAGAGAACTTCGTGGAATCAAATTTGCGTTATTTCACTTACCAAGAGCTTTTCCGAGCCACGGATGGGTTCAAGGAAGAGATAGGCCGGGGATCTTTCGGGATTGTTTATAAAGGGGTGATGTCCAACGATGCACCAATTGCCGTGAAGAAGCTAGCTAGTGGGATGCAAAACAAGGAGAGGGAGCTCAGAACAGAAGTCGATGTGATAGGCCAGACCTTTCACAAGAATCTGGTTAGATTACTTGGTTTCTGTGATGAAGGCCAAGAAAGGTTGCTCGTCTATGAGTTCTTGAGCAATGGCACACTATCAAGCCTTCTCTTTTCAGGTGAATCCAAACCCAGTTGGATCCAGAGATGCCATATTGCTTCAGGAATTGCCAGGGGATTACTATACTTGCATGAAGAGCGCACTACACAAATCATCCACTGTGATATAAAGCCACAGAACATACTTCTTGATGACTACTACAACGCGAGAATCTCCGATTTTGGACTTGCCAAGCTCCTGAAGATGAGCCAGAGCCATACTCAAACGAATATAAGAGGAACAAGAGGGTACATCGCTCCTGAATGGTTCAGGAACTTGCCCATCAGTGTGAAAGTGGATGTCTATAGCTACGGGGTGTTGCTTCTGGAGATAATATGCTGCAGGAGACGTTGCGGGACTGAGGTGAGCAGAGAAAGTGAGGGAGGGCTCTTGACTCATTGGGCTTATGATTGCTTCATGCATGGAAGGCTGGATGCTCTGGTTGAAGGTGACACGGAGGGTCTGAGTAACAGGGTGAAGCTGAAGAATTTGGTCATGATCACGTTATGGTGTATTCAAGAGGACCCTTCCTTGAGGCCAACGATGAAGAAGGTGACACAGATGCTGGAAGGAGCAGTGGAAGTGCCTGTCCCTCCATGTCCATTCCCCTTGAACAGAAGCACCTCCTCTTTCCTTCAGCCAAATTGA